From a region of the Candidatus Brocadia sp. genome:
- the aroA gene encoding 3-phosphoshikimate 1-carboxyvinyltransferase: MIEIKPITGSIDAIVKVPGSKSYTNRALITAALADGTSTITNALFSDDTKYMASGLNILGIPVEEQHDVNTFIVHGKGGAIPARQANLFVGNAGTAMRFLTAMLTLGNGVYEIDGVTRMRQRPIQDLLDGLSQLGADVTSKNNDGCPPVMIRGKGLQGGLTVVKGDLSSQYFSALLMTSPYAKRDVIIEVKGNLVSKRYVDMTIALMRQFGINIENSDYKTFFVKSGQHYRATHYEVEGDASGASYFFAAAAITGGKVRVVGIGSDSMQGDIHFVDVLKSMGCSVTWGGNWIEVQGGALRGIDIDMGDMSDVVQTLAAVAVFAQGKTRVRNVKNMRIKETDRIAAVVNELRRMGISAVEYEDGFEIEPSPPCPAEIETYDDHRMAMSFALVGLRSSGIAIKNPGCVAKTFPDYFQRLEALRGGKN, encoded by the coding sequence GTGATTGAAATAAAACCGATAACCGGGAGTATCGATGCAATCGTTAAAGTTCCCGGTTCGAAGAGCTACACGAACCGCGCCCTCATCACGGCGGCATTGGCCGATGGAACATCAACGATTACGAATGCCCTTTTCAGCGACGATACGAAATATATGGCATCCGGCTTGAATATCCTGGGAATACCAGTCGAAGAGCAACACGATGTCAATACGTTCATCGTACACGGAAAAGGTGGGGCTATTCCCGCAAGACAGGCGAATTTGTTCGTCGGGAATGCAGGGACTGCAATGAGGTTTTTGACGGCCATGCTGACCCTGGGCAACGGCGTTTACGAAATAGACGGTGTCACCCGCATGCGGCAAAGGCCCATACAGGATTTGCTTGACGGTTTAAGCCAGCTTGGGGCGGATGTCACATCAAAAAATAACGATGGCTGCCCGCCGGTGATGATCCGGGGAAAAGGATTGCAGGGTGGATTAACCGTGGTAAAAGGAGACTTGAGCAGTCAGTATTTTAGCGCTTTATTGATGACGTCCCCGTACGCAAAAAGGGATGTAATTATTGAAGTAAAGGGCAACCTGGTTTCAAAGCGGTACGTGGATATGACGATAGCGCTGATGCGGCAGTTTGGGATAAATATTGAGAACAGTGATTATAAAACATTCTTTGTAAAATCCGGTCAGCATTACCGGGCGACACACTATGAAGTAGAAGGGGATGCGTCGGGCGCGTCTTATTTTTTTGCCGCGGCCGCCATTACCGGCGGAAAAGTAAGGGTTGTAGGCATCGGGAGTGATTCCATGCAGGGGGACATTCATTTTGTGGACGTTTTGAAAAGTATGGGTTGTAGTGTTACCTGGGGCGGCAATTGGATTGAAGTGCAGGGGGGGGCGTTGCGTGGCATAGATATTGACATGGGCGATATGTCTGATGTCGTTCAGACCCTGGCTGCCGTAGCGGTGTTTGCCCAGGGAAAAACGCGGGTTCGCAATGTGAAAAATATGCGCATTAAGGAGACCGACCGTATTGCCGCGGTGGTAAATGAATTGCGCAGGATGGGGATTTCAGCGGTAGAATATGAAGATGGTTTTGAAATTGAACCGTCTCCACCGTGTCCGGCTGAGATCGAGACCTATGATGACCATCGCATGGCTATGAGTTTTGCGTTGGTTGGGCTGCGTTCATCCGGTATCGCAATTAAAAATCCCGGATGCGTCGCGAAGACATTTCCCGATTATTTTCAGAGGTTAGAAGCCCTAAGGGGTGGAAAAAATTAA